The Falco peregrinus isolate bFalPer1 chromosome 1, bFalPer1.pri, whole genome shotgun sequence genome has a window encoding:
- the PGF gene encoding LOW QUALITY PROTEIN: placenta growth factor (The sequence of the model RefSeq protein was modified relative to this genomic sequence to represent the inferred CDS: deleted 1 base in 1 codon) yields the protein MRLLGAFLRLLVAGTLGAPPAPVPEARGTASAEPPVLTFREIWNRSFCRPLEQLVDVITEFPNEVEYIFRPSCVSLQRCGGCCGDEGLRCVPVETSKVTMQLLKIKPNGEAPYVEMAFTEHKQCECRPRQDLMRLGRRRSKGRGKRRQDKKRRKDCELCGTPRR from the exons ATGCGGCTGCTCGGTGCCTTCCTGCGGCTGCTGGTGGCCGGGACGCTGGGCGCGCCTCCCGCCCCG GTCCCGGAGGCGCGG GGGACGGCCAGCGCGGAGCCGCCCG TCCTGACCTTTCGGGAGATCTGGAATCGTAGTTTCTGCCGGCCTCTGGAGCAGCTGGTGGACGTCATTACCGAGTTCCCCAACGAAGTGGAGTACATTTTCAGACCCTCCTGCGTCTCCCTGCAGCGCTGcggtggctgctgtggggacGAGGGTCTCCGCTGCGTCCCTGTGGAGACGAGCAAGGTCACCATGCAG CTCCTGAAGATAAAGCCAAATGGGGAGGCACCCTACGTGGAGATGGCGTTCACCGAGCACAAGCAGTGCGAGTGCAG GCCCCGCCAGGACCTGATGAGGTTGGGAAG GAGGAGGTCCAAGGGCAGAGGTAAGAGAAGACAAGACAAGAAGAGACGTAAAGACTGTGAACT